A genomic window from Streptomyces sp. NBC_01429 includes:
- a CDS encoding SWIM zinc finger family protein encodes MKTRRTPRHDDRRRTFPALPPRPGAQDDFAATWWGNAWVESMEESALDPARLQRGRRYADGGHVDAITVTPGRVMAYVHGSRPRPYRTEIRLRTLGEADWEDLLDTAAARPDHIAALLDKDMPHTLAASADLLPSAGDLTPDCSCPDDGYPCKHAAALCYQTARLLDEDPFVLFLMRGRGEREVLADLTRRNAARSATERAATAPPMPTVAADEVLAPRTSRALPPPFPVPALPGRPPAYPHVTGAPDPLALDLLATEAAARAHTFLTTGLDPVGALTPWQDAVRLAAAHPGSGLAASTRALYRDLAAALDRTPTDLARAVAAWRQGGPAGLVVLEEAWDPPAGPFDRARPALVAADFPHFRPWRNRLSTRSLQLRFGRDALWYGYESDRDREDWWPRGTPDTDPVGALAALLGR; translated from the coding sequence GTGAAGACGCGGCGCACGCCCCGGCACGACGACCGCCGTCGTACCTTCCCCGCCCTGCCCCCGAGGCCCGGCGCGCAGGACGACTTCGCCGCCACCTGGTGGGGCAACGCCTGGGTGGAGTCCATGGAGGAGAGCGCTCTCGACCCGGCCAGGCTCCAGCGCGGGCGCCGCTACGCGGACGGGGGCCATGTCGACGCGATCACCGTCACCCCCGGCCGGGTCATGGCGTACGTCCACGGCTCCAGGCCCCGCCCCTACCGCACGGAGATCCGGCTGCGCACCCTCGGCGAAGCCGACTGGGAGGACCTCCTCGACACGGCGGCGGCCCGCCCCGACCACATCGCCGCCCTGCTCGACAAGGACATGCCGCACACTCTCGCGGCCTCGGCCGACCTGCTGCCCTCCGCCGGTGATCTGACACCGGACTGCTCCTGCCCCGACGACGGCTACCCCTGCAAGCACGCCGCCGCGCTCTGCTACCAGACGGCCCGGCTCCTGGACGAGGACCCGTTCGTCCTCTTCCTGATGCGCGGCCGGGGCGAACGCGAGGTCCTCGCCGACCTGACCCGCCGCAACGCCGCCCGCTCCGCCACCGAACGGGCCGCGACCGCACCGCCCATGCCCACGGTCGCGGCCGACGAGGTCCTCGCCCCGCGCACCTCGCGGGCGCTCCCGCCACCGTTCCCCGTCCCCGCGCTGCCCGGCAGGCCGCCCGCCTACCCGCACGTCACCGGCGCGCCCGATCCGCTGGCGCTCGACCTGCTCGCCACCGAGGCCGCGGCCCGCGCGCACACCTTCCTCACCACCGGGCTCGACCCCGTCGGCGCGCTCACCCCCTGGCAGGACGCGGTGCGCCTGGCCGCCGCCCACCCCGGCTCGGGACTCGCCGCCTCCACCCGCGCCCTCTACCGCGATCTGGCGGCGGCCCTCGACCGCACCCCGACCGATCTGGCCCGCGCCGTCGCGGCCTGGCGCCAGGGCGGCCCGGCGGGACTCGTCGTACTGGAAGAGGCGTGGGACCCGCCGGCCGGACCCTTCGACCGGGCCCGTCCGGCGCTCGTCGCGGCGGACTTCCCGCACTTCCGCCCCTGGCGCAACCGGCTCTCCACCCGGTCCCTCCAGCTCCGGTTCGGCCGAGACGCCCTCTGGTACGGATACGAGTCGGACCGCGACCGGGAGGACTGGTGGCCGCGCGGCACCCCCGACACCGACCCGGTGGGCGCACTCGCGGCCCTGCTGGGGAGGTGA
- a CDS encoding tetratricopeptide repeat protein: protein MEAELVALATAVVTALFQEVATDGWTRARDRMARFFGARRSSAATPDAVGSDLESARAALAAARRDNDEETARRLHDEWRDRLHRTLRADPDAAAELRELLGELAPGTTVFSGDVSAGSAVQAAEIGTLTQHLHFHGPAAGGRPDAAVAVLPTAADHQLPLEEEPFENRDEQRARVLRALDERRASPLVRPLTVVFSGVGGIGKTALAVRLAHELAPRFTAGSAYIDLDEWRTAGSVDTEAILRHRLRRLGVAESWLPGEYRALVELYAEKTRGARTALVIDNAWSADEITTLLPHSADALVLVTGQRRLPGLEARGAIGLALGPLSHEHSSEALRKIVTAVRPDESPRTTAALARLCEGFPAALRAVGTLLHEHPTRRMERLVADLTSQLQERGLPVVEAVWNTTYEELPAPAALLYRLLPQHPGYDITPEAAAALLGTGFDDAEDALGALVRAGLLEMSPSASPAYGGGRFRLLGLVRAHATRCADRHGDPAEAEEGLRRLLLWYRRQAERADRTIAAKRMRRAEPVPELPYAPDLPFADEPDARSWLDAERRALYGWVGIAADLGEDTHAWSLCEPLWKHYEDHGNHDDAIRAFTVGRDAAQRCERADALIRLRCQLAQALWSGGRAGEADTETAQAVRSAEAIVPGTKPHASALEFRGKFLVWRGEPDRAVDFFRQSRDIHRALPVPNDYGVLLQSFLLGRTLRAAGRLPEAGAETDTALRLARELRHDRMTARCEAELGRIQRALGRPDRAVAALEKALELERRRGSTYDEAVLGEELAGLAEESGDRQAAQAYRARAHELRVRAGAAPDTR, encoded by the coding sequence GTGGAAGCCGAGTTGGTGGCGCTGGCGACGGCGGTCGTGACGGCGCTGTTCCAGGAGGTCGCGACGGACGGCTGGACGCGCGCCCGCGACCGGATGGCGCGCTTCTTCGGCGCGCGGCGCTCCTCCGCCGCCACCCCGGACGCGGTGGGCTCCGACCTGGAGTCGGCGCGCGCCGCACTCGCCGCCGCCCGCCGGGACAACGACGAGGAGACCGCCCGCCGCCTGCACGACGAGTGGCGCGACCGGCTGCACCGCACCCTGCGGGCCGACCCGGACGCGGCGGCCGAGCTGCGCGAGCTGCTGGGCGAGCTGGCCCCCGGGACAACGGTGTTCAGCGGTGACGTCAGCGCGGGCTCCGCCGTGCAGGCGGCGGAGATCGGTACCCTCACCCAGCATCTCCACTTCCACGGCCCGGCCGCCGGAGGACGGCCCGACGCGGCGGTGGCCGTACTGCCGACGGCGGCGGACCATCAGCTTCCGCTGGAGGAGGAGCCGTTCGAGAACAGGGACGAGCAGCGCGCCCGGGTCCTGCGGGCCCTCGACGAGCGGCGCGCATCCCCCCTCGTACGTCCGCTGACCGTCGTGTTCAGCGGAGTGGGCGGCATCGGCAAGACCGCGCTGGCCGTCCGGCTCGCCCACGAACTCGCCCCCCGCTTCACCGCGGGCAGCGCCTACATCGACCTGGACGAGTGGCGCACCGCCGGATCCGTCGACACCGAGGCGATCCTCAGACACCGGCTCCGCCGCCTCGGAGTGGCGGAGAGCTGGCTGCCGGGGGAGTACCGCGCGCTGGTCGAGCTGTACGCGGAGAAGACCCGGGGCGCGCGCACGGCGCTCGTCATCGACAACGCGTGGTCCGCCGACGAGATCACCACCCTGCTTCCGCACTCCGCCGACGCGCTGGTCCTCGTCACCGGACAGCGGCGACTGCCCGGACTGGAGGCGCGCGGCGCGATCGGGCTCGCGCTGGGGCCGCTCTCCCACGAACACAGCTCCGAAGCGCTCCGCAAGATCGTCACCGCCGTACGGCCCGACGAGTCCCCCCGGACGACGGCCGCGCTCGCCCGCCTCTGTGAAGGCTTCCCCGCCGCCCTGCGCGCGGTGGGCACCCTGCTCCACGAGCACCCCACCAGACGTATGGAGCGGCTCGTCGCGGACCTCACGTCCCAACTCCAGGAGAGGGGACTGCCCGTGGTGGAGGCGGTCTGGAACACGACGTACGAGGAGCTGCCCGCGCCCGCCGCGCTGCTCTACCGGCTGCTGCCCCAGCACCCCGGCTACGACATCACGCCCGAGGCCGCCGCCGCCCTCCTCGGCACGGGCTTCGACGACGCGGAGGACGCGCTCGGCGCGCTGGTGCGGGCCGGGCTGCTGGAGATGTCGCCCTCCGCGTCACCCGCGTACGGCGGCGGACGCTTCCGCCTGCTCGGGCTGGTGCGCGCCCACGCCACGCGCTGCGCGGACCGGCACGGCGACCCCGCCGAGGCCGAGGAGGGGCTGCGCAGGCTTCTCCTCTGGTACCGCCGCCAGGCGGAGCGGGCCGACCGCACGATAGCGGCGAAACGGATGCGGCGGGCCGAGCCCGTTCCTGAGCTGCCGTACGCGCCCGACCTGCCGTTCGCGGACGAGCCGGACGCGCGGAGCTGGCTCGACGCCGAACGCAGGGCGCTGTACGGATGGGTCGGGATCGCGGCCGACCTCGGCGAGGACACCCACGCCTGGTCGCTGTGCGAGCCGCTGTGGAAGCACTACGAGGACCACGGCAATCATGACGACGCGATCCGCGCGTTCACCGTGGGCCGCGACGCCGCCCAGCGCTGTGAGCGAGCCGACGCGCTGATCCGGCTGCGCTGCCAGCTGGCCCAGGCGCTCTGGTCCGGGGGCCGGGCGGGCGAGGCGGACACGGAGACGGCGCAGGCCGTACGGTCGGCCGAGGCGATCGTCCCCGGCACCAAACCGCACGCGTCGGCGCTGGAGTTCCGGGGCAAGTTCCTCGTGTGGCGCGGCGAGCCCGACCGGGCCGTCGACTTCTTCCGGCAGTCCCGCGACATCCATCGCGCCCTCCCGGTCCCGAACGACTACGGCGTCCTCCTCCAGAGCTTCCTGCTCGGCAGGACCCTGCGCGCCGCCGGCCGGCTGCCCGAGGCCGGGGCCGAGACGGACACCGCGCTCCGGCTGGCGCGCGAGCTGCGCCACGACCGGATGACCGCGCGCTGCGAGGCCGAACTCGGCCGTATCCAGCGCGCTCTGGGCCGGCCCGACCGCGCGGTGGCCGCGCTGGAGAAGGCGCTGGAGCTGGAGCGGCGGCGCGGCTCGACGTACGACGAGGCCGTGCTCGGCGAGGAACTCGCCGGTCTGGCCGAGGAGAGCGGTGACCGGCAGGCGGCGCAGGCGTACCGCGCCCGCGCGCACGAGCTGCGGGTACGGGCGGGGGCGGCGCCGGACACGCGCTGA
- a CDS encoding translation initiation factor 2 — protein MSPEPPYGPSAVWAVEETGTSGRAPRAADAPGPDAGQRTVLYAVRSATALNRLLDAVPVFAGDHRVRPRFTLVPGSDFGTDALAALDGVGARTVPWPEAVRGGHDLVVAASPNGPLDELPGPLVLLPHGAGFNKRLPHTSGDDSASGLHPRQLLRDGTPLAALHALAHPDQLAALARRSPAVAERAAVVGDPTLDRILASGPRRERFREALGTGGRRLVAVVSTWGPESLLARRPGLPRRLTAELPYDAYQVALVAHPNVHSDLGEFALRQRLAPAPESGLLLARPYEEWAAVLVAADCVLTDHGSTALYAAAQDRPVIGCYEGGTELIPASPMAGLLARAARWSDQEPPDAQIEAAVTAHRPGDGTALAATAFAEQGRSLERLRAHCYALLGLDPYPGPVPARPLPVPRIPARRPTALVAFVDTAGTTVSVTRHPLDGGPHGGHVVAEDGFSTLNEMRSAGLIHRRARRPRTGVDAMADAVADAVAGWTAGSWTAHALAEFPGCRTAAAVLAPGHCVLRRREPPYADGPALVSVRIAAAGAAGGEPVVRPDPAAVLSGVHDWLEANPAPRLPVTLDCVVGGRPVTVLLAYGTDGSAGAEL, from the coding sequence ATGTCGCCGGAGCCACCGTACGGACCCTCGGCCGTATGGGCAGTTGAGGAAACGGGCACGTCGGGCCGTGCGCCCCGGGCGGCGGACGCTCCGGGCCCGGACGCCGGGCAGCGGACCGTGCTGTACGCGGTGCGGTCGGCGACCGCGCTGAACCGGCTGCTGGACGCGGTTCCCGTGTTCGCCGGGGACCATCGGGTGCGGCCGCGGTTCACGCTCGTGCCCGGGTCCGACTTCGGTACGGACGCGCTCGCGGCGCTCGACGGGGTCGGCGCGCGTACCGTGCCGTGGCCGGAGGCGGTGCGGGGCGGGCACGATCTGGTGGTGGCGGCGAGTCCGAACGGGCCGCTGGACGAGCTGCCGGGGCCACTGGTGCTGCTGCCGCACGGGGCCGGGTTCAACAAGCGGCTGCCGCACACCTCCGGGGACGATTCCGCGTCCGGCCTGCATCCGCGGCAGCTGCTGCGCGACGGGACTCCGCTCGCGGCGCTGCACGCCCTCGCGCACCCCGACCAGTTGGCCGCGCTCGCCAGGCGGTCACCCGCCGTGGCGGAGCGGGCCGCCGTCGTCGGGGATCCGACGCTGGACCGGATCCTGGCCTCCGGGCCGCGTCGGGAGCGGTTCCGCGAGGCGCTGGGAACCGGGGGGCGGCGGCTCGTGGCCGTGGTGTCCACCTGGGGTCCCGAGTCGCTGCTCGCGCGCCGGCCGGGGCTGCCGCGACGGCTGACGGCCGAACTGCCCTACGACGCCTACCAGGTGGCTCTCGTCGCGCATCCCAACGTCCACAGCGACCTCGGCGAGTTCGCGCTGCGGCAGCGGCTCGCGCCCGCGCCGGAGTCCGGGCTGCTGCTGGCGCGGCCCTACGAGGAGTGGGCGGCGGTCCTCGTCGCCGCCGACTGCGTCCTGACCGACCACGGATCCACGGCGCTGTACGCGGCGGCCCAGGACCGGCCGGTGATCGGCTGCTACGAGGGCGGTACGGAGCTGATCCCGGCCAGCCCCATGGCCGGCCTCCTCGCCCGCGCGGCCCGCTGGTCGGACCAGGAGCCGCCCGACGCCCAGATCGAGGCCGCCGTCACCGCCCACCGTCCGGGGGACGGCACCGCGCTCGCCGCCACGGCCTTCGCCGAGCAGGGGCGCTCGCTGGAGCGGTTGCGCGCCCACTGTTACGCGCTGCTCGGGCTCGATCCGTACCCCGGGCCCGTCCCCGCGCGTCCGCTGCCCGTGCCACGGATCCCGGCGCGGCGGCCGACCGCTCTGGTGGCGTTCGTCGACACGGCCGGAACCACCGTGTCGGTGACCCGCCATCCGCTGGACGGAGGGCCGCACGGCGGACATGTGGTGGCGGAGGACGGCTTCTCGACGCTGAACGAGATGCGGAGCGCCGGGCTCATCCACCGGCGCGCGCGGCGGCCGCGCACGGGCGTCGACGCCATGGCCGATGCCGTCGCCGACGCCGTCGCGGGCTGGACCGCGGGTTCCTGGACCGCCCATGCTCTGGCGGAGTTTCCCGGCTGCCGGACCGCCGCTGCCGTCCTCGCGCCCGGCCACTGCGTCCTGCGCCGCCGCGAACCGCCGTACGCCGACGGACCGGCGCTTGTCTCCGTACGGATCGCCGCCGCCGGCGCGGCGGGGGGCGAGCCGGTGGTACGGCCCGATCCCGCCGCCGTGCTCTCCGGCGTCCACGACTGGCTGGAGGCGAACCCGGCCCCCCGCCTGCCCGTGACCCTCGACTGCGTGGTGGGAGGCCGGCCGGTGACGGTGCTGCTGGCGTACGGGACGGACGGGAGCGCGGGCGCGGAACTCTGA
- a CDS encoding S1 family peptidase produces the protein MRRTTVIRTGLSALLLVGTWATAGFAPALAAAPTAAPADDAPASAGMLSAMQKDLGLTAGQAKARLAAEKTATAVEGKAVRAAGSSYGGSWFNPDSNSLTVAVSDSGKAAAVRATGATVRVVKHSASQLDAAKSKIDKLGASAPDGIAGWGVDAKTNQVVVNVVADQRNDNDVRAFVARAEKAGPVTVEETAEAPSTTAAGTVGGDPYYTGNVRCSIGFSVHGGFVTAGHCGGTGASVSGWDGSYIGNFQGSTFPGNDYAWVNVGSGWWTVPVVLGWGTVSDQLVRGSNEAPVGASICRSGSTTHWRCGTLQGKNITVNYGNGALVYSLTQTSACAEGGDSGGSFISGDQAQGVTSGASGNCSSGGNSFYQPINPILSRYGLTLHTA, from the coding sequence ATGAGACGTACGACAGTCATACGCACCGGTCTGTCCGCCCTCCTCCTCGTCGGCACCTGGGCGACCGCCGGATTCGCCCCCGCCCTGGCGGCCGCCCCCACCGCCGCCCCCGCCGACGACGCGCCGGCCTCGGCCGGAATGCTCTCCGCCATGCAGAAGGACCTGGGGCTGACGGCCGGACAGGCCAAGGCCCGGCTCGCCGCGGAGAAGACCGCGACCGCCGTGGAAGGAAAGGCCGTTCGCGCGGCGGGGTCGTCGTACGGCGGCTCCTGGTTCAACCCGGACAGCAACAGCCTGACGGTCGCCGTCTCCGACTCCGGCAAGGCCGCGGCCGTACGGGCGACCGGCGCGACCGTGCGCGTGGTGAAGCACAGCGCGAGTCAGCTCGACGCGGCCAAGTCGAAGATCGACAAGCTCGGCGCCTCCGCACCCGACGGCATCGCCGGCTGGGGAGTCGACGCGAAGACCAACCAGGTCGTGGTGAACGTCGTCGCCGACCAGCGGAACGACAACGATGTCCGCGCCTTCGTGGCCCGCGCCGAGAAGGCCGGCCCCGTCACCGTCGAGGAGACCGCCGAGGCGCCCAGCACCACCGCCGCCGGCACCGTCGGCGGCGACCCGTACTACACGGGCAACGTCCGCTGTTCCATCGGCTTCTCCGTCCACGGCGGCTTCGTCACCGCCGGTCACTGCGGCGGCACCGGCGCCTCGGTCAGCGGCTGGGACGGCTCGTACATCGGCAACTTCCAGGGCTCGACCTTCCCCGGCAACGACTACGCCTGGGTGAACGTCGGCAGCGGCTGGTGGACCGTCCCCGTCGTCCTCGGCTGGGGCACCGTCTCCGACCAGCTGGTCCGCGGCTCCAACGAGGCCCCGGTCGGCGCCTCCATCTGCCGCTCCGGCTCCACGACCCACTGGCGCTGCGGCACCCTCCAGGGCAAGAACATCACCGTCAACTACGGCAACGGCGCGCTCGTCTACTCGCTGACGCAGACCAGCGCCTGCGCCGAGGGCGGCGACTCCGGCGGCTCCTTCATCAGCGGCGACCAGGCCCAGGGAGTCACCTCGGGCGCCTCGGGCAACTGCAGCAGCGGCGGTAACTCCTTCTACCAGCCGATCAACCCCATCCTGAGCCGCTACGGCCTCACCCTCCACACCGCCTGA
- a CDS encoding DEAD/DEAH box helicase yields the protein MNQFAVPAGRAAVFLPAGLPREGRVAFWSPDPFRSPDAPDGGPPPRPPGEEGEVAPAGLGAGELTVVRDEGEEGVRARTVPAVLLSVAEALPLLVRARHDRSAHPAAACWGAAALHALHLTARGRLLPGLTASDHDAWRAGPLDADDIAQLRAIAAAMPPEAHAVPLTREAPFRLPDPEALVRAFLDAVADSLPRTPAAAHAAGAPFAARAGQHLPGARTWAAEAAAGMDAGVRVSLRLDLSAYELFDHAEAVAAPAPATYEERADSEGADRDRDAGSARRYPGGAEADDAVRRAGAALVQIHSLADPTLVIDAAALWAGEKADSFGPRARIDAMLALRRAARVWSPLARLLERDIPDALPLSEDELYELLGPGAARLASAGVAVHWPRELARTLTAAAVVRPAPGSATDGTPFFDSEELLKFNWQLALDGDPLTEGEMDALAESHRPIVRLRDQWVVVDPALVRKARKRELGLLEPVDALAAALTGTAEVDGETVQAVPTGALAALRDRLLAGPATVPQPPALAATLRDYQLRGLAWLDLMTSLGLGGCLADDMGLGKTITVIALHLHRARPAPTLVVCPASLLGNWQREVTRFAPGVPVHRYHGAGRTLDGVSEGFVLTTYGTMRSSADALAAHSWGMTVADEAQHVKNPFSSTAKALRTIPSPARVALTGTPVENNLSELWALLDWTTPGLLGPLKAFRSRHARIVENVENARNADVKDAENEEAVERLARLVRPFLLRRKKSDPGIVPELPPKTESDHPVALTREQASLYEAVVRETMAAIEAAEGIARRGLVMKLLTSLKQICNHPAQYLKEDAARLTGRSGKLALLDELLDTILAEDGSVLVFTQYVSMARLLSAHLTARAIPSQLLHGGTPVLERERMVDRFQSGETPVFVLSLKAAGTGLNLTRAGHVVHFDRWWNPAVEEQATDRAYRIGQTQPVQVHRLIAEGTVEDRIAEMLVSKRALADAVLGSGETALTELTDRELGDLVSLRRPS from the coding sequence ATGAACCAGTTCGCCGTTCCGGCGGGCCGGGCCGCCGTCTTCCTGCCCGCCGGACTGCCGCGCGAGGGACGCGTCGCCTTCTGGTCCCCGGACCCGTTCCGGTCCCCGGACGCGCCGGACGGAGGCCCGCCGCCCCGGCCGCCGGGCGAGGAGGGCGAGGTGGCCCCGGCGGGGCTCGGCGCGGGAGAGCTGACGGTCGTACGGGACGAGGGGGAAGAGGGAGTGCGGGCGCGCACGGTGCCCGCCGTTCTGCTGTCCGTCGCCGAGGCGCTCCCGCTGCTGGTCCGCGCCCGGCACGACAGGTCCGCGCATCCCGCCGCCGCGTGCTGGGGCGCCGCCGCGCTGCACGCGCTGCACCTGACCGCGCGCGGCCGGCTGCTTCCCGGGCTGACCGCGTCGGACCACGACGCCTGGCGGGCCGGCCCGCTCGACGCCGACGACATCGCGCAGTTGAGGGCCATCGCCGCCGCCATGCCACCCGAGGCGCACGCCGTACCGCTCACGCGCGAGGCCCCGTTCCGGCTGCCCGACCCGGAGGCGCTGGTGCGGGCCTTCCTGGACGCCGTGGCCGACTCCCTGCCGCGTACCCCGGCCGCCGCCCACGCGGCGGGCGCTCCGTTCGCGGCGCGGGCCGGGCAGCATCTCCCGGGGGCCAGGACCTGGGCCGCCGAGGCGGCGGCGGGGATGGACGCGGGGGTGCGGGTCTCGCTGCGGCTCGATCTGTCGGCGTACGAGCTGTTCGACCACGCGGAAGCGGTGGCCGCCCCGGCGCCCGCGACGTACGAGGAACGGGCGGACAGCGAAGGGGCGGACAGGGACCGGGACGCCGGCTCCGCTCGCCGTTACCCCGGGGGCGCCGAGGCGGACGACGCCGTGCGCCGGGCCGGTGCCGCCCTGGTGCAGATCCACAGCCTGGCCGATCCGACCCTGGTCATCGACGCGGCCGCGCTCTGGGCGGGGGAGAAGGCCGACAGCTTCGGACCGCGCGCCCGGATCGACGCGATGCTCGCGCTGCGCCGGGCGGCCCGCGTCTGGTCCCCGCTCGCGCGGCTCCTGGAGCGCGACATCCCCGACGCGCTGCCGCTCTCCGAGGACGAGCTGTACGAGCTGCTCGGCCCCGGCGCCGCCCGCCTCGCCTCGGCCGGGGTCGCCGTGCACTGGCCCAGGGAGCTGGCCCGCACGCTGACCGCCGCCGCGGTCGTCAGGCCCGCGCCGGGCTCCGCGACGGACGGCACGCCGTTCTTCGACAGCGAGGAACTGCTCAAGTTCAACTGGCAGCTGGCGCTCGACGGCGATCCCCTCACCGAGGGGGAGATGGACGCGCTCGCCGAGTCGCACCGCCCGATCGTGCGGCTGCGCGACCAGTGGGTGGTCGTCGACCCCGCCCTCGTGCGCAAGGCACGCAAGCGGGAGCTGGGCCTGCTGGAGCCGGTCGACGCGCTGGCCGCCGCACTCACCGGCACCGCCGAGGTCGACGGCGAGACGGTCCAGGCCGTGCCGACGGGCGCGCTCGCGGCGCTGCGCGACCGGCTCCTCGCCGGACCCGCCACCGTTCCCCAGCCGCCCGCGCTCGCCGCCACGCTCCGCGACTACCAGCTGCGCGGGCTGGCCTGGCTGGACCTGATGACCTCCCTCGGCCTCGGCGGCTGCCTCGCTGACGACATGGGCCTCGGCAAGACCATCACGGTCATCGCCCTGCATCTGCACCGCGCCCGCCCCGCGCCGACGCTGGTCGTCTGCCCGGCGTCCCTCCTCGGCAACTGGCAGCGGGAGGTCACCCGCTTCGCGCCCGGGGTGCCCGTACACCGCTACCACGGCGCCGGACGCACCCTCGACGGCGTCTCGGAGGGCTTCGTGCTCACCACGTACGGCACGATGCGCTCCAGCGCCGACGCGCTCGCCGCGCACTCCTGGGGGATGACCGTCGCCGACGAGGCCCAGCACGTGAAGAACCCGTTCTCGTCCACGGCCAAGGCGCTGCGCACCATCCCCTCGCCCGCCAGGGTCGCGCTGACCGGCACCCCCGTCGAGAACAACCTCTCCGAGCTGTGGGCCCTGCTCGACTGGACCACCCCGGGGCTGCTCGGTCCGCTCAAGGCGTTCCGCTCCCGCCACGCCCGCATCGTGGAAAACGTCGAGAACGCCAGGAACGCCGACGTCAAGGACGCGGAGAACGAGGAGGCGGTGGAGCGGCTGGCCCGGCTGGTGCGGCCGTTCCTGCTGCGCAGGAAGAAGTCCGACCCCGGCATCGTGCCCGAGCTGCCACCGAAGACCGAGAGCGATCACCCCGTCGCCCTCACCCGGGAGCAGGCGTCGCTGTACGAGGCAGTCGTCCGCGAGACGATGGCGGCCATCGAGGCGGCCGAGGGCATCGCGCGCCGCGGTCTCGTCATGAAGCTGCTCACCTCCCTCAAACAGATCTGCAACCACCCGGCGCAGTATCTGAAGGAGGACGCGGCCCGGCTCACCGGCCGCTCCGGCAAGCTCGCCCTGCTGGACGAGCTGCTCGACACGATCCTCGCGGAGGACGGCTCGGTGCTGGTCTTCACCCAGTACGTGTCGATGGCGCGGCTGCTCTCCGCCCACCTCACGGCCCGCGCGATCCCGTCCCAGCTGCTCCACGGCGGTACGCCCGTGCTGGAGCGTGAACGGATGGTCGACCGGTTCCAGTCCGGCGAGACCCCGGTCTTCGTCCTCTCCCTGAAGGCGGCGGGCACCGGTCTCAACCTGACCAGGGCCGGCCATGTCGTCCACTTCGACCGCTGGTGGAACCCGGCCGTGGAGGAGCAGGCCACCGACCGCGCCTACCGCATCGGCCAGACCCAGCCCGTGCAGGTCCACCGGCTGATCGCGGAGGGGACCGTCGAGGACCGGATCGCCGAGATGCTCGTCTCCAAACGGGCGCTGGCCGACGCCGTCCTCGGCTCGGGCGAGACCGCGCTGACCGAGCTGACCGACCGGGAACTGGGCGACCTGGTCTCCCTGCGGAGGCCCTCGTGA
- a CDS encoding slipin family protein, with amino-acid sequence MVEELVIAVIAVLCACALYAMAAARVVKQYERGVVFRLGRLREGVRGPGFTTVVPFVDKLRKVNMQIVTMPVPAQDGITRDNVTVRVDAVIYFKVVDAADAVIRVEDYRFAVSQMAQTSLRSIIGKSDLDDLLSNREKLNQGLELMIDSPSIGWGVQIDRVEIKDVSLPETMKRSMARQAEADRERRARVINADAELQASKKLSEAAKQMSGQPAALQLRLLQTVVAVAAEKNSTLVLPFPVELLRFLERATPSEAVQAVQAVSGAVQATGATGAGAGAETTSAATSAPAAPATPPAPSAPTDLVPPVEPAVPAGASPVEPAPAVDEETAAAGSAPVPPRR; translated from the coding sequence ATGGTCGAGGAACTGGTCATCGCGGTCATAGCGGTGCTCTGCGCGTGCGCTCTGTACGCGATGGCAGCCGCTCGGGTCGTCAAACAGTACGAGCGAGGCGTGGTCTTCCGCCTCGGCCGGCTGCGCGAGGGCGTCCGGGGACCCGGATTCACGACGGTCGTCCCGTTCGTGGACAAGCTGCGCAAGGTCAACATGCAGATCGTGACGATGCCGGTCCCGGCACAGGACGGCATCACGCGCGACAACGTCACCGTGCGCGTCGACGCGGTGATCTATTTCAAGGTCGTGGACGCGGCCGACGCGGTGATCCGGGTGGAGGACTACCGCTTCGCGGTGTCCCAGATGGCCCAGACGTCGCTGCGGTCGATCATCGGCAAGAGCGATCTCGACGACCTGCTGTCGAACCGCGAGAAGCTGAACCAGGGCCTGGAGCTGATGATCGACAGCCCGTCGATCGGCTGGGGCGTGCAGATCGACCGCGTCGAGATCAAGGACGTGTCGCTGCCCGAGACGATGAAGCGGTCCATGGCGCGCCAGGCCGAGGCGGACCGTGAGCGCCGCGCCCGGGTGATCAACGCGGACGCGGAGCTACAGGCGTCGAAGAAGCTCTCCGAAGCGGCCAAGCAGATGTCCGGCCAGCCGGCCGCGCTCCAGCTGCGGCTGTTGCAGACCGTGGTGGCCGTGGCCGCCGAGAAGAACTCCACGCTGGTCCTGCCGTTCCCCGTCGAGCTGCTCCGCTTCCTGGAGCGGGCGACGCCTTCCGAGGCGGTACAGGCAGTGCAGGCGGTCTCGGGAGCCGTGCAGGCGACGGGGGCGACGGGGGCGGGAGCGGGAGCCGAAACCACTTCCGCGGCCACTTCCGCACCCGCGGCACCCGCGACGCCACCAGCACCGTCCGCGCCCACCGACCTCGTGCCGCCGGTCGAACCTGCCGTCCCGGCCGGTGCCTCGCCGGTCGAACCGGCCCCGGCCGTGGACGAGGAGACCGCGGCGGCCGGGTCGGCTCCGGTGCCGCCCCGGCGCTGA